The Plasmodium gaboni strain SY75 chromosome Unknown, whole genome shotgun sequence DNA window taagGTTGTATTTAGTGATAgtttttcatattatttatttgaaatatgaaacaaatatataatattttatcttttttattaatatttaacgttcatacatttttaaaaaatgttgaATGCAATGGACATATAAATGAGAATgatacaaaaaatataaaaaatggatTACCAGATAATAATTTGGAGATAGAAAATGTACTTAATATCAGGGGTTCTACTTTTGATAAgttaaaaaatgatttagGAGAATCATCCAACGAAGATAAAAAAGGtgaaaacaaaatatataatgaagGGTATACGTTTCTTCATGGtaaagaaataaatgataatcATGGTATGGTTATGAATTTTAGTAATAAAGATGAAGAGATTCCCTTTTCGGGAAGTTCAAGCgaagatgaaaataaaactAAATATGATCCAAAAGATGTATGTAACCCCGTGGGTTCTTTTTCTTATTGTCCTCGAAAAGattttgatttattatatgattgGAACCGTGGATATGTAAAAAATGCATTAACAGATAACATGGGAGTGCACGTACCACCCAGAAGAACAAAATTATGTCTTTTAAATGTCAAAAAAGctaataaaagaaaatggAATACagataaattaaaaactGAACTTCTCAAGGATGCTTCAGGGGAATCACattctttatttaaattttttgaaaataaacattacaattcatttttatatataaagtatAGTTTTGCTGATATAGcagatataataaaaggaaaagaTATGAtggataataatatttcgAACACTATACAGCTTATATTTCAGAAAGAAAAGGAAACAGATAATAGCATTAATCCTGAAGATTGGTGGAAAAAGCATAGAGATAATATATGGGAAGTAATGATGTGCGGACAAAGTGGTacaaaaaatgaaaaatgtCCAGGACATAATGATGTTGATGAAATACCACAATTTTTTCGATGGTTTAGTGAATGGGGAATATCGTTTTGTAAGGAATATGAAACTGAAATGCATTATGTATCATTAGTATGTATTTCTAAGAAAACTAATAATGAAGCAGATTCACCTGATCAAACTAAATCAAAAAATGATACATGTGTTGAAGCGTTAAAGAATTATGAAAATTGGTTTAATATAAGAAGACCTCAATGGATTGATcaaatcaaaaaatataataaggATCAAAGTAAATATGAATATGCAAAAGATTTATCACCTGAAGATTTTTTAAAACGAAAAAGCCCTGAGTGTATTTTcaaaaatttaaaatttacTGATTTATTTGAAAACAGTTTCGATAAACAAAAGTTATTAGATATGTTAAAAGAAACACCATCCAATGATGAATCTAGATCTGACACGTCTGTGGAAACTCCACAAGCAGATTCTCAAAATGCTAGAATTACTGAAGAACGACAACACGATGAAGAAAACCCAGAGCAAAGTGCTACTACAGAACCATTATCTGTTCCTTCAGCCTCAGATAATTCCTCAACTGTACCTTCAAAAAAT harbors:
- a CDS encoding duffy binding-like merozoite surface protein, with translation MKQIYNILSFLLIFNVHTFLKNVECNGHINENDTKNIKNGLPDNNLEIENVLNIRGSTFDKLKNDLGESSNEDKKGENKIYNEGYTFLHGKEINDNHGMVMNFSNKDEEIPFSGSSSEDENKTKYDPKDVCNPVGSFSYCPRKDFDLLYDWNRGYVKNALTDNMGVHVPPRRTKLCLLNVKKANKRKWNTDKLKTELLKDASGESHSLFKFFENKHYNSFLYIKYSFADIADIIKGKDMMDNNISNTIQLIFQKEKETDNSINPEDWWKKHRDNIWEVMMCGQSGTKNEKCPGHNDVDEIPQFFRWFSEWGISFCKEYETEMHYVSLVCISKKTNNEADSPDQTKSKNDTCVEALKNYENWFNIRRPQWIDQIKKYNKDQSKYEYAKDLSPEDFLKRKSPECIFKNLKFTDLFENSFDKQKLLDMLKETPSNDESRSDTSVETPQADSQNARITEERQHDEENPEQSATTEPLSVPSASDNSSTVPSKNDSRVPVTNYDPYERLLGLEFGNVKGPGINPYISSKESDSLELINLTSWDKEDIMKQNEDVKDEIE